Proteins encoded together in one Gemmatimonadota bacterium DH-78 window:
- a CDS encoding DNA repair protein RecO C-terminal domain-containing protein, with protein sequence MSATHTAALLLRAHPYGETSRVLRFLTRDRGIVGVMARGVRSGKGSGLDTFAGGRLTYYHKSNRDLHTFKEFGVERPRRGLGRHPLRLAGASVLADLVLRHGGDADAESLFDSLSRALDDLADADPPEVPSVLLREGWGLIAVLGYHPSLERCPRCGEVLGRDEVGRFDFEQGGVRCARCAEEGGGGPRLGPVARAQLAALVSGTVPPELRKPRAHLRLLSDFVTYHLAGSRELASFRVLGALLPSDD encoded by the coding sequence ATGTCGGCCACCCACACCGCGGCCCTCCTCCTCCGCGCGCACCCCTACGGCGAGACGAGCAGGGTGCTCCGTTTCCTCACCCGCGATCGGGGGATCGTCGGAGTGATGGCCCGCGGCGTCCGGTCGGGGAAGGGGAGCGGGCTCGACACCTTCGCCGGCGGTCGGTTGACCTACTACCACAAGTCGAACCGCGACCTCCACACCTTCAAGGAGTTCGGGGTGGAGCGGCCGCGCCGGGGGCTCGGGCGCCATCCGCTCCGTCTCGCCGGGGCGTCCGTACTCGCCGATCTCGTGCTCCGGCACGGGGGCGATGCCGACGCGGAGTCCCTCTTCGATTCGCTGTCGCGGGCCCTCGACGACCTCGCCGACGCCGATCCGCCGGAGGTGCCGTCGGTGCTGCTGCGCGAGGGGTGGGGGCTGATCGCGGTGCTCGGGTATCACCCCTCGCTCGAGCGGTGCCCCCGATGCGGGGAAGTCCTGGGGCGCGACGAGGTCGGTCGCTTCGACTTCGAGCAGGGCGGGGTGCGATGTGCCCGCTGCGCGGAGGAGGGTGGGGGAGGTCCGCGGCTGGGTCCCGTGGCGCGCGCGCAGCTCGCCGCCCTGGTCTCGGGCACGGTACCGCCGGAACTGCGCAAGCCGCGCGCGCATCTTCGCCTGCTGAGCGACTTCGTCACCTATCACCTCGCGGGGTCCCGCGAACTCGCCTCCTTCCGGGTGCTCGGCGCCCTCCTTCCTTCGGACGACTGA
- a CDS encoding bifunctional nuclease family protein, protein MLVEVEVQSLGMDRTTRSPVVVLRERGGDRVLPIWIGAAEASAIAMHLAGVDFPRPLTHDLVRSILTALDTTLLRVEVPRVDEGTYHASLVLRRGTDAVRVDARPSDSIAIAIRTGSTIVVADDLLRHMDLQVDEGEGTLTSPEVVQEVDLSGDAASSPLTAQDLADYLRKLDPEDFGRFTP, encoded by the coding sequence GTGCTGGTCGAGGTGGAGGTGCAGAGTCTGGGGATGGATCGAACGACCCGCAGTCCCGTCGTGGTCCTGCGCGAGCGGGGCGGGGATCGGGTGCTGCCGATCTGGATCGGGGCGGCCGAGGCGAGCGCCATCGCCATGCATCTCGCCGGCGTCGACTTTCCGCGCCCGCTGACGCACGACCTCGTGCGCTCGATCCTGACCGCGCTCGACACGACGCTTCTCCGGGTCGAGGTGCCCCGCGTGGACGAGGGCACCTATCACGCGTCGCTCGTGCTCCGGCGCGGCACCGACGCGGTGCGGGTCGACGCCCGGCCCTCCGACTCGATCGCCATCGCCATTCGGACGGGGTCGACCATCGTCGTGGCCGACGACCTGCTCCGCCACATGGATCTCCAGGTGGACGAGGGCGAGGGCACCCTCACCTCGCCCGAGGTGGTGCAGGAGGTCGACCTGAGCGGGGATGCCGCCTCTTCGCCCCTCACCGCGCAGGATCTGGCCGACTACCTCCGGAAGCTCGATCCGGAAGACTTCGGGCGGTTCACGCCGTGA
- the metK gene encoding methionine adenosyltransferase yields the protein MRIFSSESVTEGHPDKIADQISDAVLDAMLADDPASRVACETLVTTGMALLAGEITTETWVDLPTLVRDTLREIGYTASAYGIDAHTCAVVSTLDKQSPDIAQGVDTGGAGDQGMMFGFACDETPELMPAPIVYAHKLTRRLAEVRHSGELEWLRPDGKAQVTLEYDGEGRPVGVRAVVVSTQHDPDVSQETIHEEVKRRVIAPALPPELFDADRCAFHINPTGVFEIGGPHGDAGLTGRKIIVDTYGGVGRHGGGAFSGKDATKVDRSAAYAARWAAKNIVAAGAATRCEIQLAYAIGVIEPVSIYIDTFGTGAVSDDAIETAVAEVFDFRPKAISEALKLRDPIFRPTAAYGHFGREPETVERFGRSVRLFPWEDTDRVEDLRTALGL from the coding sequence ATGCGCATCTTCTCTTCCGAGTCGGTCACCGAAGGGCATCCCGACAAGATCGCCGACCAGATTTCCGACGCCGTTCTCGACGCGATGCTGGCGGACGATCCGGCCTCGCGAGTGGCCTGCGAAACGCTCGTGACCACCGGGATGGCGCTGCTTGCGGGAGAGATCACCACCGAGACCTGGGTCGACCTGCCGACGCTGGTCCGCGACACCCTGCGCGAGATCGGCTACACGGCCTCCGCGTACGGCATCGACGCGCACACCTGCGCCGTGGTCTCCACCCTCGACAAGCAGTCCCCGGACATCGCGCAGGGGGTGGATACCGGCGGGGCGGGGGACCAGGGCATGATGTTCGGGTTCGCCTGCGACGAGACGCCCGAGCTGATGCCCGCGCCGATCGTGTACGCGCACAAGCTCACCCGCCGTCTGGCCGAGGTCCGCCACTCCGGCGAGCTCGAGTGGCTGCGTCCCGACGGCAAGGCCCAGGTCACGCTGGAGTACGACGGGGAGGGGCGCCCGGTGGGCGTGCGCGCCGTGGTGGTCAGCACGCAGCACGACCCCGACGTCTCGCAGGAGACGATCCACGAAGAGGTGAAGCGCCGTGTGATCGCGCCGGCGCTGCCGCCCGAGCTCTTCGACGCCGATCGGTGCGCCTTCCACATCAACCCGACCGGGGTGTTCGAGATCGGGGGGCCGCACGGAGACGCCGGTCTCACCGGCCGCAAGATCATCGTGGACACCTACGGCGGCGTGGGCCGGCACGGAGGCGGCGCCTTCTCCGGCAAGGACGCCACGAAGGTCGACCGCTCGGCGGCCTACGCGGCCCGCTGGGCCGCCAAGAACATCGTGGCGGCGGGAGCGGCCACGCGCTGCGAGATCCAGCTGGCCTACGCCATCGGCGTGATCGAGCCCGTGTCGATCTACATCGACACCTTCGGCACCGGTGCCGTCTCCGACGACGCCATCGAGACGGCGGTGGCCGAGGTGTTCGACTTCCGCCCGAAGGCGATCTCCGAGGCGCTGAAGCTGCGCGACCCGATCTTCCGCCCCACGGCCGCCTACGGCCACTTCGGTCGCGAGCCCGAAACGGTGGAGCGGTTCGGACGCTCGGTGCGTCTCTTCCCCTGGGAGGACACCGACCGGGTGGAGGATCTGCGGACGGCTCTCGGGCTCTGA
- the selB gene encoding selenocysteine-specific translation elongation factor, whose amino-acid sequence MHAAILGTAGHIDHGKTALVGALTGVDTDRLKEEKERGITIDLGFAELRGEGLRLGVVDVPGHEGFVRNMLAGATGMDLALLVVAGDEGVMPQTREHLAILSLLGVRRLVVAITKVDLVEAEWLELVEDEVRERIADEGWEEAPILRVSSRTGEGVEALRERLLSEGAAAARGRDDDLLALPVDRVFTVRGTGTVVTGTLLSGRVSVGDRVRLMPDGLGARVRGVQVHGAAVESAGPGTRTAVALTGDGIERQSVERGQLLVGHPSWEAAHRVTVSFRVLPETGWTLRHNQRVRVHLGTAEVMARCVLFGDEELEGGREGWGQLRLEAPITTRAGERGVLRSYSPVTTIAGVRVLEPAAPRRNRRSDPVDLALAGVVAPEPRERVEGVLQRAGEAGVPVDALPLLTGFAPALLDDPVAALRAEGALTTAQGRLVGGPIVERWAAEFSDTIDRAHADRPWSPGVSLDALRARVPVGAAEGLADALIARLESEGAIEVRGSLVRRSGFEVVLDEDRRRLRDELLEVIGTAGLAAPFVEELPERLRQDAAFEAILAALVESGDLVAIDHTLYLAGAVAKEAVVEVTSRLRGRHGLGPADFREALPVTRRHLLPILTWMDREGVTMRDAEGRTVRGSG is encoded by the coding sequence ATGCACGCCGCCATCCTGGGCACCGCGGGCCACATCGACCACGGCAAGACCGCGCTGGTCGGGGCGCTCACCGGCGTCGACACCGACCGGCTCAAGGAGGAGAAGGAGCGGGGAATCACGATCGACCTGGGATTCGCCGAACTGCGGGGAGAGGGACTCCGTCTCGGGGTGGTCGACGTACCCGGGCACGAAGGGTTCGTGCGCAACATGCTCGCCGGTGCCACCGGCATGGACCTCGCCCTGCTCGTGGTGGCCGGCGACGAGGGCGTGATGCCCCAGACGCGGGAGCATCTGGCGATCCTGTCGTTGCTCGGCGTGCGGCGACTGGTGGTGGCGATCACGAAGGTCGATCTCGTCGAGGCCGAGTGGCTCGAGCTCGTGGAGGACGAGGTCCGCGAGCGGATCGCGGACGAGGGGTGGGAGGAGGCGCCCATCCTGCGGGTGTCGTCGCGCACCGGCGAGGGAGTGGAGGCGCTGCGAGAGCGCCTTCTTTCCGAGGGTGCGGCGGCCGCACGCGGTCGCGACGACGACCTCCTCGCACTGCCCGTCGATCGGGTGTTCACGGTGCGGGGCACCGGTACGGTGGTGACCGGCACCCTGCTCTCGGGTCGGGTGTCGGTGGGCGACCGGGTACGGCTGATGCCGGACGGGCTCGGTGCGCGGGTGCGCGGCGTGCAGGTACACGGCGCCGCTGTGGAGTCGGCGGGCCCCGGTACCCGCACGGCCGTGGCGCTCACCGGCGACGGCATCGAGCGGCAGTCGGTGGAGCGCGGCCAGCTTCTGGTCGGGCACCCGTCGTGGGAGGCCGCGCACCGGGTGACGGTCTCGTTTCGCGTGCTGCCGGAGACGGGCTGGACACTCCGCCACAACCAGCGGGTCCGCGTGCATCTCGGCACCGCCGAGGTGATGGCGCGCTGCGTGCTCTTCGGCGACGAGGAGCTGGAGGGCGGGCGCGAGGGATGGGGGCAGCTTCGGTTGGAGGCGCCCATCACCACGCGCGCCGGGGAGCGAGGGGTGCTGCGATCCTACTCCCCCGTCACCACCATCGCGGGAGTGCGTGTGCTGGAGCCCGCCGCACCGCGAAGGAATCGCCGCAGTGATCCCGTCGATCTCGCGCTGGCGGGGGTGGTGGCCCCCGAGCCCCGCGAGCGGGTGGAGGGGGTGCTCCAGCGCGCGGGAGAGGCCGGGGTGCCGGTCGACGCCCTGCCGCTGCTGACCGGGTTCGCCCCGGCGCTGCTCGACGACCCCGTCGCGGCGCTTCGGGCGGAGGGTGCGCTGACCACGGCGCAGGGACGGCTCGTCGGCGGGCCGATCGTGGAGCGCTGGGCCGCCGAGTTCTCCGACACCATCGACCGGGCGCACGCCGATCGACCGTGGAGTCCCGGAGTGAGTCTCGACGCGCTGCGCGCACGGGTGCCGGTCGGTGCGGCCGAGGGGTTGGCCGACGCCCTGATCGCCCGTCTCGAGAGCGAGGGCGCGATCGAGGTGCGGGGATCGCTGGTGCGTCGCTCGGGCTTCGAGGTGGTGCTCGACGAAGACCGCCGACGGTTGCGCGACGAACTGCTCGAGGTGATCGGCACCGCCGGGCTGGCGGCCCCCTTCGTCGAGGAGCTGCCGGAACGGCTGCGGCAGGATGCGGCCTTCGAGGCGATCCTGGCGGCGCTGGTGGAGTCGGGCGATCTCGTGGCCATCGACCACACCCTCTACCTCGCCGGCGCCGTGGCGAAAGAGGCGGTCGTCGAGGTCACGAGCCGGCTTCGAGGCCGTCACGGGCTGGGGCCGGCGGACTTCCGCGAAGCTCTGCCGGTCACGCGCCGCCACCTGCTGCCGATCCTCACCTGGATGGACCGCGAAGGCGTCACCATGCGGGATGCGGAGGGGCGCACGGTACGCGGCTCGGGCTGA
- the dusB gene encoding tRNA dihydrouridine synthase DusB: MATGYLSVFDGPRTPLFLAPQAGVSESPFRRLCRAFGADVVVSEFVSAEGIVRQNERTLDYLRFDEVERPIGVQIFGADPEAMGDAAAFVTEAFGPDFVDINFGCPVKKIVKRNGGSGCLRDLDLVERIIRAVDDATALPVTAKIRSGFDQSSRDPVTIALRCQDAGAQVVTLHPRTRADMYSGFARWDEIAAVVEALEVPVVGNGDVRTGVDALRMREETGCAGVMIARGSHGDPWIFKQARAALDGAVIPPGPTVEERFQVCLEHARNAIAFESERHRAVREFRKHLGWYTKGLPNGKSLRQELFQVETLEEMEGHLERYLEEARARGWADQPVDEGELADGVAPRAAVASA; this comes from the coding sequence ATGGCAACCGGATACCTCTCCGTCTTCGACGGCCCCCGCACCCCCCTCTTCCTCGCGCCCCAGGCCGGCGTGAGCGAGTCGCCCTTTCGGCGTCTCTGCCGCGCGTTCGGGGCCGATGTGGTGGTGTCGGAGTTCGTGAGCGCGGAGGGCATCGTGCGCCAGAACGAGCGCACCCTCGACTACCTGCGCTTCGACGAGGTCGAGCGCCCGATCGGGGTACAGATCTTCGGGGCCGACCCCGAGGCGATGGGCGATGCCGCGGCCTTCGTGACCGAGGCGTTCGGTCCCGACTTCGTCGACATCAACTTCGGGTGTCCGGTGAAGAAGATCGTGAAGCGCAACGGCGGCAGCGGGTGCCTGCGCGATCTCGATCTCGTGGAGCGGATCATCCGCGCGGTCGACGATGCCACCGCGCTGCCCGTTACCGCCAAGATCCGGAGCGGATTCGACCAGTCGAGCCGTGATCCGGTCACCATCGCCCTCCGCTGTCAGGACGCCGGCGCGCAGGTGGTCACGCTGCACCCGCGCACGCGAGCCGACATGTACTCCGGCTTCGCGCGCTGGGACGAGATCGCGGCCGTGGTCGAGGCGCTCGAGGTACCGGTGGTGGGCAACGGCGACGTACGCACCGGAGTGGATGCGCTGCGCATGCGCGAGGAAACCGGCTGCGCCGGCGTGATGATCGCGCGGGGAAGCCACGGAGATCCCTGGATCTTCAAGCAGGCCCGTGCCGCGCTCGACGGCGCGGTGATCCCGCCGGGGCCCACTGTGGAGGAGCGGTTCCAGGTGTGTCTCGAGCACGCCCGCAATGCGATCGCCTTCGAGTCGGAGCGCCATCGCGCCGTGCGCGAGTTCCGCAAACACCTCGGGTGGTACACGAAGGGACTCCCGAACGGCAAGTCGCTCAGGCAGGAACTCTTCCAGGTCGAGACTCTGGAGGAGATGGAGGGCCACCTCGAGCGCTATCTCGAGGAGGCGCGAGCCCGCGGTTGGGCCGACCAGCCGGTGGACGAGGGTGAACTGGCCGACGGCGTGGCGCCGCGGGCCGCCGTCGCGTCGGCCTGA
- a CDS encoding PTS sugar transporter subunit IIA → MRLKDFFTTDSVSLDLTSTSKDDLLSELVALLDLDAKSEAVLFKTLKRRENLGSTGIGKGIAIPHCRSLVVNRLRLAYGRKPDGVDFNAIDSQPVHNLFLIVAPPLEVSNQYLPVLGKIAQFAKDPDVPARLASISSPAEFLALLDEKAP, encoded by the coding sequence ATGAGACTGAAGGACTTCTTCACGACCGACAGCGTGAGCCTCGACCTCACCTCGACCTCGAAAGACGATCTCCTCAGCGAGCTCGTGGCGCTGCTCGACCTCGACGCCAAGTCGGAGGCCGTGCTCTTCAAGACGCTCAAGCGCCGCGAGAACCTCGGCAGCACGGGCATCGGCAAAGGGATCGCGATCCCTCACTGCCGTTCGCTGGTGGTGAATCGCCTGCGCCTGGCCTACGGCCGCAAGCCCGACGGCGTCGACTTCAATGCGATCGACTCGCAGCCGGTGCACAATCTATTTCTGATCGTGGCGCCGCCACTCGAGGTGTCGAATCAGTACCTGCCCGTCCTGGGCAAGATCGCGCAGTTCGCCAAGGATCCGGATGTGCCGGCCCGGCTGGCCTCGATCTCCTCGCCCGCCGAGTTCCTGGCGCTGCTCGACGAGAAGGCGCCCTGA
- a CDS encoding amidohydrolase family protein has translation MLIDCHVHLNNYYTEEGAPTRPTEANVERLFAEMDTQGIDHAVVLTSYKVDVDRPSVEHVLEILAEDPRTTVVEGLCWRGDHRTDLFNMETRIRDGLVKGIKLYPGYDQYAINDPSLEAVFRIAAKHDVPVVIHTGDTYAKGAKVRMAHPLLVDDIAVDYPDVRFVMCHLGNPWFQDTAEVLYKNDNVFADFSGLVLGDFTYEFERYLMKRVEDMIAYMGDPGSQLMYGTDWPLVEMGPYVAFMEKLGFEGETKEQVAWKTAASLFKIDVSKLGR, from the coding sequence ATGCTGATCGACTGCCATGTGCACCTGAACAACTACTACACCGAGGAGGGGGCCCCGACCCGGCCGACCGAGGCGAACGTCGAGCGCCTCTTCGCCGAGATGGACACGCAGGGCATCGACCACGCCGTCGTCCTGACCTCGTACAAGGTCGACGTGGATCGACCCAGCGTCGAGCACGTGCTCGAGATCCTTGCGGAAGACCCCCGCACCACGGTGGTCGAGGGACTGTGTTGGCGCGGCGACCACCGCACCGATCTCTTCAACATGGAGACCCGGATTCGGGACGGACTGGTCAAGGGCATCAAGCTCTACCCCGGCTACGACCAGTACGCGATCAACGACCCGTCGCTCGAAGCAGTGTTCAGGATCGCGGCCAAGCACGACGTGCCCGTAGTGATCCACACGGGCGACACCTACGCCAAGGGGGCCAAGGTACGGATGGCCCACCCCCTGCTCGTCGATGACATCGCCGTCGACTACCCCGACGTGCGGTTCGTGATGTGCCACCTCGGCAATCCCTGGTTTCAGGACACGGCCGAGGTGCTCTACAAGAACGACAACGTCTTCGCCGATTTCTCCGGACTCGTACTGGGCGACTTCACATACGAGTTCGAGCGGTACCTCATGAAGCGGGTGGAAGACATGATCGCCTACATGGGCGACCCGGGCAGTCAGTTGATGTACGGCACCGACTGGCCCCTCGTCGAGATGGGGCCCTATGTCGCCTTCATGGAGAAACTCGGCTTCGAGGGCGAGACGAAGGAACAGGTCGCCTGGAAGACCGCCGCTTCACTCTTCAAGATCGACGTTTCGAAGCTGGGTCGGTAG
- a CDS encoding TonB-dependent receptor produces MHIHRRWSGGSRKRLHRLFLLLGLAAGALAPAGLSGQQGTVRGVVRSESGVPLVSAQVVVVGTTRGVVTDGSGRFSLSDVPAGPAVLEAQLIGYETTRRELTVGSEVAVVDFVLRHAPLALDGLVVTGQGSAIERRRISTHVDVISSAEIEASPATRLDELLQSRLPSAQIRMTSGQAGTTSLIRTRGLNSVSSNSTPVIYVDGVRVDNLNTAATLSLSISGGRHQGAATSALADLPLDNIERIEHIPGGAATTLYGSDAANGVIQIFTRKGSMGPTRYSAETTIGFDTPTSEFHFFDRTKELLYRTGLTQSYRLGADGGTDRFTWNVSANARASESHRKEGENSSIGFRSGFSAQAGDRGRYDASLSFSQNEMPRFRNGNSGGYNSLWFVEGGRSFAFGFDNDIDALDDGEWNRLLDFVNRAEALQDYSVQVRRFMSSHAVSFDAPGNLTFRSTVGLDYRVSTEQAVTTNEFLIHTQSAPAGTSDRGSIQNYDRKFLGLTFDASAQHRLERGAWSVVSTVGGQVFRNEDEQVAYAAENVRDGSRTLVGAGTTTSSDYTSRVANYGAFAQTNLGLLGRYFLDLGVRVDRNSSFGESVGSQVYPKVGLVYDVTAEPALRRMLPESLVTQFRLRGNYGVAGNFPRPFANDRTVSFSSLGGDQAATFGQPGNDDLAPERTSTVEVGADLGLLSDRVTLGVSWYRALTRDALMNAPSPPSAGEGSQLRNVGEIENRGFEVQTTVVPVSRPGLRVAVNASFNTLKNEVLSTGGTPVFNLGGLSSRTIQAVVEEGFPVGYLRGPSATFNADGTLDEVEYFSYLGKPHPDYFGSFGTTVDIGGSLTLNATGDWQVGAQAHSFDRHFRFNYGLPGDDVPDAAVEEAGGPSRIWLDVFNLFVEDTDFVKLRTVGATYRLPESWAPGRFRDLRIGLQVVNPWSWAASTFDPETDLSGAIGQGAASVGGFNYSTDTHPRSFLFTFGMGF; encoded by the coding sequence ATGCACATACATCGTCGTTGGAGTGGTGGGTCGAGGAAGCGGCTCCATCGCCTCTTCCTTCTCCTCGGTCTCGCTGCAGGGGCTCTGGCCCCGGCAGGTCTCTCCGGGCAGCAGGGCACGGTTCGGGGAGTGGTTCGCAGCGAGAGCGGGGTACCGCTCGTCTCGGCGCAGGTCGTGGTCGTCGGTACCACGCGCGGGGTGGTTACGGATGGATCCGGTCGCTTCAGTCTGTCCGACGTCCCCGCTGGACCGGCGGTGCTGGAGGCCCAGCTGATCGGCTACGAGACCACGCGCCGAGAACTCACGGTCGGCTCCGAGGTGGCGGTCGTCGACTTCGTGCTGCGGCACGCGCCCCTGGCGCTCGATGGCCTGGTGGTGACCGGGCAGGGCAGTGCGATCGAGCGGCGTCGGATCTCCACCCACGTCGATGTGATCTCCAGTGCCGAGATCGAGGCCTCGCCCGCGACTCGACTGGACGAACTCCTCCAGTCCCGGCTGCCGTCGGCTCAGATCCGCATGACGTCGGGCCAGGCGGGGACCACCTCCCTGATCCGCACCCGAGGCCTGAACTCGGTCAGCTCCAACTCCACGCCGGTGATCTACGTGGACGGCGTCCGGGTCGACAACCTCAACACCGCAGCTACACTCAGTCTCTCCATCTCCGGCGGGCGCCATCAGGGTGCCGCCACGAGCGCCCTGGCCGACCTCCCGCTCGACAACATCGAGCGCATCGAGCACATCCCGGGCGGTGCGGCGACGACTCTCTACGGCTCGGACGCGGCCAACGGGGTGATCCAGATCTTCACCCGCAAGGGATCGATGGGCCCCACGCGGTACTCCGCCGAGACGACGATCGGTTTCGACACGCCCACCAGCGAGTTCCACTTCTTCGATCGTACGAAGGAGCTGCTGTACCGCACCGGCCTCACCCAGAGCTATCGGTTGGGCGCCGACGGGGGCACCGATCGCTTCACCTGGAACGTGTCGGCGAACGCCCGGGCGAGCGAAAGCCACCGCAAGGAGGGCGAGAACAGCAGCATCGGCTTCCGGAGCGGATTCAGCGCACAGGCGGGAGACCGGGGGCGCTACGACGCCTCGCTCTCGTTCAGCCAGAACGAGATGCCGCGGTTCCGCAACGGCAACTCCGGCGGGTACAACTCGCTCTGGTTCGTCGAGGGTGGGCGCTCGTTCGCCTTCGGCTTCGACAACGACATCGACGCCCTCGATGACGGCGAGTGGAATCGGCTGCTCGACTTCGTGAACCGGGCCGAGGCCCTCCAGGACTATTCCGTCCAGGTGCGGCGGTTCATGTCATCGCACGCCGTGAGCTTCGACGCGCCCGGAAACCTGACCTTCCGTTCCACCGTGGGGCTCGACTATCGCGTCAGCACGGAGCAGGCGGTCACCACGAACGAGTTCCTGATCCACACGCAGTCGGCCCCCGCGGGCACCTCGGACCGCGGGTCGATCCAGAACTACGACCGCAAGTTTCTCGGACTCACCTTCGACGCCTCGGCCCAGCACCGGCTCGAGAGGGGCGCATGGTCGGTGGTCTCCACCGTGGGCGGGCAGGTCTTCCGCAACGAGGACGAGCAGGTGGCCTACGCGGCCGAAAACGTCCGCGACGGCTCGCGCACCCTGGTCGGTGCCGGCACCACCACGAGCAGCGACTACACCTCGCGGGTGGCCAATTACGGGGCCTTCGCCCAGACGAATCTGGGCCTCCTCGGCCGCTACTTTCTCGATCTCGGCGTCCGGGTCGACCGCAACTCCTCGTTCGGTGAGAGCGTCGGATCGCAGGTGTATCCGAAGGTTGGACTGGTGTACGACGTGACGGCGGAGCCGGCGCTTCGACGCATGCTTCCCGAATCGCTGGTCACGCAGTTCCGTCTGCGCGGAAACTACGGGGTGGCCGGCAACTTCCCCCGGCCGTTCGCCAACGATCGGACGGTTTCGTTTTCGTCGCTGGGCGGCGATCAGGCCGCCACCTTCGGCCAGCCGGGCAACGACGACCTGGCCCCGGAGCGGACGTCCACCGTGGAGGTGGGCGCGGACCTCGGACTCCTGAGCGACCGGGTCACCCTCGGGGTGAGCTGGTACCGAGCCCTCACGCGCGACGCGCTCATGAACGCTCCCTCGCCCCCGTCGGCCGGCGAGGGCAGCCAGCTCCGCAACGTGGGCGAGATCGAGAACCGCGGGTTCGAGGTGCAGACGACGGTGGTGCCCGTCTCGCGGCCGGGACTTCGGGTCGCGGTGAACGCCTCGTTCAACACGCTGAAGAACGAGGTGCTCAGCACGGGTGGCACGCCCGTCTTCAACCTCGGCGGACTCAGCTCGCGCACCATCCAGGCCGTGGTCGAGGAGGGCTTTCCCGTGGGCTACCTGCGGGGCCCGAGCGCCACCTTCAACGCCGACGGCACGCTGGACGAGGTGGAGTACTTCTCCTATCTCGGCAAGCCGCACCCCGACTACTTCGGCAGCTTCGGCACGACCGTCGACATCGGGGGGAGCCTGACCCTCAACGCGACCGGCGACTGGCAGGTGGGTGCCCAGGCCCACTCCTTCGACCGGCATTTCCGCTTCAACTACGGCCTTCCGGGCGACGATGTGCCCGACGCGGCCGTGGAGGAGGCCGGGGGGCCGTCCCGTATCTGGCTGGACGTCTTCAACCTGTTCGTGGAAGACACGGACTTCGTGAAGCTGCGGACGGTGGGCGCGACCTACCGACTGCCGGAGAGCTGGGCCCCCGGCCGATTCCGCGACCTGCGCATCGGCCTCCAGGTCGTGAACCCCTGGAGCTGGGCGGCGTCGACCTTCGACCCCGAGACCGACCTCTCCGGGGCCATCGGGCAGGGCGCGGCCTCGGTCGGCGGCTTCAACTACTCCACCGACACCCATCCCCGGAGCTTCCTCTTCACCTTCGGCATGGGATTCTGA